TTCCACAGGAAGTCGAAGACGAGGCTGCCGAGGCCCATGCCGATGCTGGTGGCGGCGTCCTTCGTCTCGTAACCGGCCGCGGCACCTTCGGCGTCGGGATGGAGCCGGACGCTGATCATCTCGATCACGGTGAGCAGTACGAAGGCCGGTATGGACCAGACCACGACGTCGGGGAGGTTGGGCATGCGTGCACCGTAGAACCGCCGGTCGGGCACGGCTAGACGTTGTTACTTACAAGTATTGACGGTGGCACGCGCTTGCTTCTTGGTGATCTCCGCCAAGGGAGGCCGCGACCGTCTGCGGGGCCGGCCCCGAATCCGGTGCGGTCGCTGCCGGAGCCGACGGATCAACCACGGTGCCCGGTGGCCGACTTGGACTCGGCCCGCGCGCGCCGCCGCCGGCCTCCTCCCGCAGGACCGCCACTTCGTCAACCGACCCCCGCCGCCCCCAACAGCGCCCCCACCCCGTACGTGACCCCCATCGCCAGCGCCCCGCCCACGACATTGCGCAGCACCGCCCGCCCCGGAGCCGCCGCCCCCAACCGTGCGCTGCTCCACCCGGTGAGCACCAACGCCCCCAGTACGGACACCACGGTCACCGGCACCCGCCACCCCGCTTCCGGCAGCACGATCGCGAGCAGTGGCAGTACCGCTCCCGCCGTGAACGCCAGGAAGCTCGCCCAGGCCGCATGCCAGGGATTCGTCAGGTCGTCCGGATCGATGCCGAGCTCCACACGCGCGTGGGCGCGCAGCGCGTCCCGTTCCGTCAGCTGCCGAGCCGCCTCGAGGGCCACGTCACGCGACAGGCCCCGTTCCTCCAGAAGCTCCGTCAGCTCCTCCAGCTCCGCCTCCGGCTGTTCCCTCAACTCCCGCTTCTCCACGGCCAACGCGGCCTGCTCGGAGTCACGCTGGGTCGAGACGGACACGTACTCCCCCGCCGCCATGGACATGGACCCGGCCAGCAACCCTGCCAGGCCCGCCGTCAGCAACGCCTCCCGGTCGCTCGTGGCGCCCGCCACACCCACCACCAGCCCCGCCGTGGAGACGATGCCGTCGTTCGCCCCCAGGACGGCC
This is a stretch of genomic DNA from Streptomyces sp. NBC_00285. It encodes these proteins:
- a CDS encoding VIT1/CCC1 transporter family protein, which translates into the protein MTDEGVSGPAHGEAHGGALGARLNWLRAAVLGANDGIVSTAGLVVGVAGATSDREALLTAGLAGLLAGSMSMAAGEYVSVSTQRDSEQAALAVEKRELREQPEAELEELTELLEERGLSRDVALEAARQLTERDALRAHARVELGIDPDDLTNPWHAAWASFLAFTAGAVLPLLAIVLPEAGWRVPVTVVSVLGALVLTGWSSARLGAAAPGRAVLRNVVGGALAMGVTYGVGALLGAAGVG